In one Cottoperca gobio chromosome 12, fCotGob3.1, whole genome shotgun sequence genomic region, the following are encoded:
- the ier3ip1 gene encoding immediate early response 3-interacting protein 1 has translation MAFTLYSLIQTAILCINAVAVLHEERFLSKFGWGVDQGVGGFGDDPGVKAQILTLIRSVRTVMRVPLIIVNAACIVLLLLFG, from the exons ATGGCGTTTACGCTGTACTCTCTCATCCAGACCGCTATTCTGTGCATTAATGCAGTCGCTGTGTTGCATGAAGAAAGGTTTCTCAGCAAAT TCGGCTGGGGTGTTGACCAAGGAGTTGGAGGTTTTGGGGATGATCCAGGAGTCAAAGCCCAGATTCTCACCCTCATTCGCTCAGTCCGGACTGTCATGAGAG tGCCTTTGATAATAGTGAATGCGGCCTGCATTGTCCTGTTGTTACTGTTTGGTTGA
- the skor2 gene encoding SKI family transcriptional corepressor 2, whose protein sequence is MDKAHLSSTNDIIMTSSTGPYQQEPLTPPRPAHLHSSSSSLSSPSPSSSSSPLKPNQVGQVILYGVPIVSLVIDHNERLCLAQISNTLLKNYSYNEIHNRRVALGITCVQCTPVQLEILRRAGAMPISSRRCGMITKREAERLCKSFLGENAPPKLPDNFAFDVTHECAWGSRGNFIPARYNSSRAKCIKCSLCNMYFSPNKFIFHSHRTPDAKYTQPDAANFNSWRRHLKLSDKHPADELVFAWEDVKAMFNGGSRKRALPSSSHCSSMSSMKNLSGSVHMMGPDLGAQKRARFEDDDDLDGGSLSPRKTQRSYPVIPVPSKGFGMLQKFPPTSLFPSPYPFPAFGLCQQKKDDSDVSGGQKGAGLSGLLWPGRKDTFYPPFCMFWPPRAAGGIPVPTYLQPQPSALSSLADNPSLRQAFLDLSDPSEPGTVAGNGNSVSATMAPGSGTTAARSGLFDPECTTVTPDLRPVTSEGWLKLLDTPALQTRKPSYGSAFRPVIKDTESIAKLHSNGGVATGATDEDFGVVVARSDRHQRLSPSSSCSYGSESGGDGEVEGVESEEEGEVDVESSKQEDEEEEGSFTSRPPQTQTNLFLPALSDSHGEERGKERGSGAVYTSTSPPSSSDPILQESSSLPASPTASLPLSGSTPPHREDPAYKNVHKNRDEGLPVYATKDNSSISDENKEQNSFFVPESETSAPDYWRESSGDQSQGATSPVPLKKDVENMEKEELQKVLLEQIDFRRRLEQEFHALKGTSPFPVFHNFQDQMKRELAYREEMVQQLQMIPYANIIRKEKISSHLNK, encoded by the exons ATGGACAAGGCCCATCTTTCGAGCACTAATGACATCATAATGACGAGCTCAACAGGCCCCTACCAGCAGGAACCCCTGACACCACCCAGACCCGCCCATCTCcactcctcatcctcctccttatCCTCTCCCTCGCcgtcctcttcttcctcacccCTCAAGCCAAACCAGGTTGGCCAGGTCATCCTATACGGCGTTCCCATTGTATCGCTGGTCATTGATCACAATGAGAGACTTTGCCTGGCACAGATTTCCAACACACTCCTCAAGAACTACAGTTACAATGAGATTCATAATCGTCGCGTGGCGCTTGGCATCACCTGCGTCCAGTGCACTCCGGTTCAGTTGGAGATTCTTCGTCGGGCCGGCGCCATGCCCATCTCGTCACGCCGTTGTGGCATGATCACAAAGCGTGAGGCCGAACGCCTCTGCAAGTCCTTCCTGGGAGAGAACGCACCACCAAAACTGCCCGACAACTTTGCCTTTGACGTGACACATGAGTGCGCCTGGGGTTCCCGTGGTAACTTCATCCCGGCACGCTACAACAGCTCCAGGGCCAAATGCATCAAGTGCTCCTTGTGCAACATGTACTTCTCCCCAAATAAATTCATTTTCCATTCTCACCGCACACCAGATGCCAAGTACACCCAACCTGACGCTGCCAACTTTAACTCCTGGCGACGTCACCTCAAACTCTCTGACAAACACCCAGCTGATGAGTTAGTCTTCGCATGGGAAGACGTCAAAGCTATGTTCAATGGAGGCAGCAGGAAGAGAGCGCTGCCCTCTTCATCCCATTGTTCCTCCATGAGTTCTATGAAGAATCTCTCAGGTTCGGTTCACATGATGGGCCCTGACTTGGGTGCTCAAAAAAGAGCCCGCTTTGAAGACGACGATGATCTAGATGGGGGCAGTCTGTCTCCCCGTAAGACACAACGTAGCTACCCTGTCATCCCTGTCCCAAGTAAAGGTTTTGGCATGCTGCAGAAGTTCCCTCCAACGTCGCTCTTCCCCTCGCCGTATCCCTTCCCAGCATTTGGCCTATGCCAGCAGAAAAAAGATGACAGTGATGTTTCAGGTGGGCAGAAAGGAGCTGGGTTATCGGGTCTGTTATGGCCTGGCCGCAAAGACACTTTTTATCCTCCTTTCTGTATGTTTTGGCCACCAAGAGCCGCGGGAGGAATCCCTGTCCCCACCTACCTCCAGCCTCAGCCCAGCGCCCTCTCCTCCCTGGCAGACAACCCCTCTCTCAGACAGGCCTTTTTGGATCTCTCAGACCCCAGTGAGCCCGGAACTGTAGCTGGCAACGGAAATAGTGTCAGTGCAACCATGGCCCCCGGCAGCGGTACTACAGCAGCCAGATCCGGGCTCTTTGACCCAGAGTGCACAACAGTAACGCCTGACCTTCGCCCTGTGACGTCAGAGGGCTGGCTCAAACTCCTCGACACCCCAGCCCTCCAAACCAGGAAGCCGAGCTACGGCTCTGCCTTCCGACCCGTCATTAAGGACACGGAGAGCATCGCCAAGCTCCATAGCAACGGTGGAGTCGCCACTGGGGCAACAGATGAGGACTTTGGGGTCGTAGTCGCCAGATCAGATCGCCACCAGCGGCTATCgcccagcagcagctgtagttACGGAAGTGAAAGTGGAGGCGATGGAgaagtggagggagtggagagtgaggaggagggggaagtggACGTGGAGTCGTCAAAGCAggaagacgaggaagaggaagggagcTTCACAAGCAGGCCGCCACAGACTCAAACCAACCTGTTCCTCCCTGCGTTGAGCGACAGtcatggagaggagagggggaaggagagagggagtggcGCGGTGTACACCAgcacctcccctccctcctcctcggACCCCATCCTGCAGGAGTCCTCCAGCCTGCCTGCCTCCCCTACTGCTAGCCTGCCTCTCTCCGGCTCCACCCCGCCTCACCGAGAGGACCCAGCTTACAAAAAC GTTCACAAAAATAGAGACGAAGGACTACCTGTGTACGCAACCAAAGACAACTCCAGCATTTCTG atgaaaacaaagagCAGAATAGTTTTTTTGTACCAGAGAGTGAGACCTCAGCGCCCGACTACTGGAGGGAAAGCTCAG GTGATCAAAGCCAAGGTGCTACCTCTCCTGTGCCGCTAAAGAAGGACGTCGAGAACATGGAGAAAG aggaGCTCCAGAAGGTTCTGCTGGAGCAGATCGACTTCAGGAGGAGACTGGAGCAAGAGTTTCACGCTCTGAAGGGCACCTCGCCATTTCCTGTCTTCC ATAATTTCCAAGACCAGATGAAACGAGAGCTCGCCTACAGAGAAGAGATGGTCCAACAGTTACAGATG atTCCCTACGCAAACAtcatcagaaaagaaaagatcagCTCCCATCTCAACAAATAG